A single genomic interval of Nostoc commune NIES-4072 harbors:
- a CDS encoding PAS domain S-box protein, with amino-acid sequence MFNQLDEYNSQLFELCPVGLVLCRTDGTLININPAYAAILGRTVPETLNLNYWQITPENYAIADQATLENLEQTGRYGPYEKELIHKDGHLVPVRISGLMIEKNGEQLIWSSVEDISDLRRIQQERQHTELILKQSEARYRSLVTANTQIVWVSTPQGICFELASWIAYTGQSLAEAANGGWIDAVHPDDRAYTGEVWSAAVANLSMYQIEYRIRGKDGNYRYFWVWGAPVIEEDGSVREWIGTCTDIHERKLAEAENQRLKERYRSLVTATSQIVWGATPEGLGISSEMLTWMDYTGQSETEVEGWGWIDPIHPDDRASSIEVWNAAVANRGIYQTEYRLRGKDGTYRYFSVCGAPVLEEDGSIREWIGTCTDIHDRKQAEAENQRLFDMLNHSSDAIIVRDMSDKIFHWNQGAERLYGWTREEVKDQYIHAFLKSTFPKPLEEILSEFLREGTWEGELEHITRDGRPITVQSRWTLQRDLSGQPCAMLEINTDITARKQAEIALRQLNQELEARVVERTAALQNTLAEAQGLNAILDNLADGLLVADTAGQITHFNPAFLAMHGLTAAALNGHYRELPISGLADLIARTQSHPKEVFSAEVALTKERIGQAVATAIFKKTTDSEPDACFGSALLIRDVTAEKEIDQMKTDFISTVSHELRTPLTSVLGFASIIQEKLQTDVFPMISTEDRKLQKTIKRVADNLNIIVSEAERLTSLINDVLDIAKMEAGKVEWQMQPLDPSELLDWATNSTAGLFETNGLQLVSEIEPGLPQIVGDRNRLLQVLINLISNAVKFTESGCVTCRVKQGNDGVCISVIDTGIGIAPEDQPKVFEKFRQVGDTLTDKPKGTGLGLPICKQIVDHHGGRIWVESEPGKGSVFSFIIPTYTSDQKTTANLNLDTLVKQLKEHVITTNPVRNQNRKTILVVDDDANIRELLRQQLENEGYNVREGKDGMDAIHQIKIARPDLILLDVMMPQINGFDVAAVLKNDPQTADIPIIILSIIENKERGYHIGIDRYLTKPIDTEKLLNEIGSLLYQGTSSKKVLVVDKNASALKTLSDVLQTQGYSVIEASDPQECIYKALSAKPDMIIIDSIFSQEADLVKTLRFEKELENVFFIMLSEQ; translated from the coding sequence ATGTTTAACCAACTTGATGAATACAATAGTCAGCTATTTGAACTATGTCCTGTTGGACTAGTACTATGCCGAACAGATGGGACACTCATTAATATCAACCCTGCCTATGCTGCCATTTTGGGGCGCACTGTTCCAGAAACCCTAAATCTCAACTATTGGCAAATTACTCCGGAAAACTATGCGATCGCCGACCAAGCTACGCTAGAGAACCTAGAACAAACTGGTCGTTACGGCCCCTATGAGAAGGAGTTAATCCACAAAGACGGGCATCTGGTTCCAGTTAGGATCTCCGGACTGATGATTGAGAAAAATGGGGAGCAACTGATCTGGTCTAGTGTGGAGGACATCAGCGACCTTCGACGCATTCAGCAGGAACGCCAACATACTGAACTAATCCTGAAACAGAGTGAAGCCCGATACCGCTCTCTAGTAACTGCTAATACACAAATTGTCTGGGTAAGCACACCACAAGGAATTTGCTTTGAACTGGCAAGCTGGATAGCCTATACAGGTCAAAGTCTAGCTGAAGCCGCAAATGGGGGCTGGATTGATGCCGTTCATCCCGACGATCGCGCCTACACCGGAGAAGTCTGGAGTGCTGCCGTGGCAAACCTGAGTATGTATCAAATTGAATACCGAATTCGTGGTAAGGATGGCAACTATCGTTACTTTTGGGTCTGGGGTGCGCCCGTTATAGAAGAAGATGGCAGCGTCCGGGAGTGGATTGGCACCTGCACGGATATTCACGAGCGCAAGCTGGCAGAAGCCGAAAATCAGCGTCTTAAAGAACGATATCGCTCGTTAGTAACCGCGACTTCGCAGATCGTCTGGGGAGCTACCCCAGAAGGACTGGGAATAAGCAGTGAAATGCTCACTTGGATGGACTATACGGGGCAGAGCGAAACTGAAGTTGAGGGTTGGGGCTGGATCGATCCAATTCACCCCGATGACCGTGCCAGCTCCATAGAAGTTTGGAATGCTGCTGTGGCAAACCGAGGTATCTACCAAACTGAATATCGGCTGCGTGGCAAAGATGGCACATACCGCTACTTCTCTGTCTGTGGTGCCCCCGTCTTGGAAGAAGACGGCAGTATTCGGGAATGGATTGGTACCTGTACTGATATTCACGATCGCAAACAGGCAGAAGCTGAAAATCAACGTTTATTCGATATGTTGAATCATTCCAGCGATGCCATCATCGTCCGCGACATGAGCGACAAAATTTTTCACTGGAATCAGGGTGCTGAAAGGCTTTACGGTTGGACGCGTGAGGAAGTTAAAGACCAATACATTCACGCATTTCTAAAATCAACTTTTCCAAAACCTTTAGAAGAAATTTTATCAGAGTTTCTACGGGAGGGCACATGGGAAGGAGAACTGGAACACATCACGCGCGATGGCAGACCGATCACCGTTCAGAGTCGCTGGACTTTGCAACGAGATTTATCCGGTCAACCCTGCGCCATGCTAGAAATCAATACCGATATTACTGCTCGCAAACAAGCAGAAATTGCTCTGCGGCAGCTAAATCAAGAACTGGAAGCCAGAGTTGTCGAGCGGACGGCTGCCCTGCAAAATACCTTAGCAGAAGCGCAGGGATTAAATGCCATTTTGGATAACTTAGCAGATGGTTTGTTAGTGGCAGACACCGCAGGACAAATCACCCACTTCAACCCTGCTTTTTTAGCCATGCATGGATTAACAGCTGCCGCCCTCAACGGCCACTACCGAGAATTGCCGATATCTGGTTTAGCAGACCTAATTGCACGAACTCAGTCCCATCCCAAAGAGGTGTTCTCTGCCGAAGTTGCACTGACCAAAGAACGCATTGGCCAGGCAGTAGCAACCGCCATTTTCAAAAAGACGACAGATTCAGAACCCGATGCCTGCTTTGGTTCGGCGCTGCTAATTCGGGATGTGACGGCAGAAAAAGAAATTGACCAGATGAAAACCGACTTCATCTCAACAGTTTCTCATGAGCTGCGGACGCCACTGACTTCTGTCCTCGGTTTTGCGTCCATCATTCAAGAAAAGTTGCAAACCGATGTATTCCCAATGATTTCTACCGAAGACCGCAAGCTTCAAAAAACAATTAAGCGGGTGGCTGACAATCTCAACATTATTGTATCGGAAGCAGAACGGCTGACATCTTTGATTAACGATGTCTTGGACATCGCCAAGATGGAAGCAGGTAAGGTGGAATGGCAGATGCAGCCCCTCGATCCCAGCGAATTACTCGATTGGGCAACTAATTCTACCGCCGGGTTATTTGAAACCAATGGTTTGCAATTGGTCAGCGAGATTGAACCTGGACTACCTCAGATAGTAGGCGATCGCAATCGTTTGCTGCAAGTTTTAATTAACCTAATTTCCAATGCCGTTAAGTTTACCGAATCTGGTTGTGTTACCTGTCGCGTCAAACAAGGAAACGACGGCGTTTGCATCAGCGTCATCGACACAGGCATTGGGATTGCACCTGAAGACCAGCCGAAAGTATTCGAGAAATTCCGCCAAGTTGGCGACACCCTCACCGACAAACCCAAAGGCACAGGGTTAGGACTGCCTATCTGTAAACAAATCGTCGATCATCACGGCGGTAGAATCTGGGTTGAAAGTGAACCAGGTAAAGGCAGCGTATTCTCATTTATCATTCCTACCTACACCAGCGATCAAAAAACCACTGCTAATCTGAATTTGGATACGCTAGTTAAACAACTTAAAGAACACGTTATCACCACCAACCCTGTGCGGAACCAAAACCGTAAAACCATTTTGGTTGTAGATGATGACGCTAACATTCGAGAACTATTGCGTCAACAATTGGAAAACGAAGGCTACAATGTTCGGGAAGGAAAGGACGGCATGGACGCAATTCATCAAATCAAAATAGCTCGTCCCGATTTGATTCTTTTAGACGTGATGATGCCCCAAATTAATGGCTTCGATGTGGCAGCCGTCCTCAAAAACGATCCTCAGACCGCAGACATTCCAATCATTATTCTGTCGATTATTGAAAACAAAGAACGAGGCTACCATATTGGTATTGATCGCTATCTCACTAAGCCCATTGATACAGAAAAACTCCTCAACGAAATTGGCTCGCTGCTTTACCAAGGTACTTCTAGTAAAAAGGTATTGGTTGTAGATAAAAATGCATCAGCCTTAAAAACCCTATCAGATGTACTGCAAACTCAAGGATACAGCGTGATTGAAGCTTCCGATCCGCAAGAATGCATTTATAAAGCTCTGTCAGCCAAACCTGACATGATCATCATTGATTCTATCTTCTCTCAAGAAGCCGATTTGGTGAAAACCCTACGGTTTGAGAAGGAGTTAGAAAATGTATTTTTTATTATGCTGTCTGAACAGTAA
- a CDS encoding GAF domain-containing sensor histidine kinase, translated as MSAVNLRKMLNKKELPSLLHNLIYQFNIAIDIELVDGTKLISIGEQTAKNRYPIEVSGEIIGWVVGGEQATLLATLLSFLAKQEAEKKVLAKELLERYQEIDLFDDISTQLTTSLDTRQIAQLVLQELRQLIESSAGMILLLSPDATEFEIIAEFGMFFDHSQPEPGKGIIGDIVQSNRAELVNDVQADPRLEGQKNVSAMICVPLRAKERVLGAIAIGSSKTDSYMAEHLKLVSIFASQTAIAIDKAVLYEQSTQAALQAKAQTQKLQQALHELQLAQTQLIQSEKMSSLGQLIAGVAHEINNPVNFICGNLKYVAQYAQDLLYLLEKYQKFLPVAPPELESELDNIDLEFIMQDLPKLLDSMKLGTSRIVEIVQSLKNFSRHDEADMKAVNIHDGIDGTLMILHHRLKADVRRPAIEIVKDYAKLPLIECYPGQLNQVFMNILANAIDALEEDMENSGFKSSPQSPTPNPQITIRTKLLDQQWVVIRIADNGPGMKEEVIRRIYDPFFTTKDIGKGTGLGMAISYQIVVDKHRGMLKCRSQPGEGTEFWIQIPLNSALVDATEEQNSASVSPTYTTELSHTPNTDGFIPSTTPMLKPTDLLIRHTQLIQRLSQHNPNVEGASPDQIYQMFQRHPISLRLYATLLSWFCCSNPT; from the coding sequence ATGTCCGCAGTTAACCTCAGAAAGATGCTCAACAAAAAAGAGTTGCCATCTCTACTTCATAACTTAATTTACCAATTTAACATTGCGATTGATATTGAACTAGTAGACGGCACAAAACTGATTAGCATTGGGGAGCAAACTGCAAAAAACCGATATCCAATCGAGGTGTCAGGAGAAATTATCGGTTGGGTTGTTGGGGGAGAACAGGCAACTTTACTTGCGACTTTGCTCTCCTTTTTGGCAAAGCAGGAAGCTGAGAAGAAAGTACTCGCCAAAGAATTGTTAGAGCGATACCAGGAAATTGATTTGTTTGACGATATCTCGACTCAACTGACAACAAGTTTAGATACGCGACAAATTGCCCAACTCGTGCTTCAGGAATTGAGACAATTAATTGAATCATCTGCGGGGATGATTCTGCTTTTGAGTCCAGATGCGACTGAGTTTGAAATTATTGCCGAATTTGGAATGTTTTTTGACCACAGTCAGCCGGAACCGGGTAAGGGAATTATTGGCGACATTGTGCAATCCAACCGCGCAGAACTGGTCAATGATGTGCAAGCCGATCCTCGGTTAGAGGGGCAAAAAAACGTTAGTGCAATGATTTGTGTACCGTTACGAGCCAAGGAGCGGGTACTGGGAGCGATCGCCATTGGAAGCTCCAAAACTGACTCATACATGGCTGAACACCTGAAACTTGTGAGTATTTTTGCTTCTCAAACAGCGATCGCTATTGACAAAGCTGTGCTTTACGAGCAAAGCACTCAAGCAGCCCTCCAGGCAAAAGCCCAAACACAGAAGCTTCAGCAAGCTCTCCATGAGTTGCAATTGGCCCAAACTCAGTTAATCCAAAGCGAAAAAATGTCCAGTCTTGGACAACTCATTGCCGGAGTTGCCCACGAAATCAACAACCCGGTTAACTTTATTTGCGGCAATTTAAAGTATGTTGCCCAATACGCCCAAGATTTGTTGTACCTGTTGGAAAAGTATCAAAAGTTCCTACCTGTTGCTCCTCCAGAACTGGAATCAGAGTTAGACAACATAGACCTAGAATTTATCATGCAGGATCTCCCCAAACTGTTAGATTCGATGAAACTGGGCACAAGTCGCATTGTAGAAATTGTCCAATCTCTGAAAAATTTCTCCCGTCATGACGAAGCCGACATGAAAGCCGTGAACATCCACGATGGCATTGATGGAACCTTAATGATTCTTCATCATCGCCTGAAAGCAGATGTTCGTCGTCCGGCAATTGAAATCGTTAAAGACTATGCAAAACTTCCTCTAATTGAATGCTACCCCGGACAGTTGAATCAGGTATTTATGAACATCCTGGCAAATGCCATTGATGCTTTAGAAGAAGATATGGAAAATTCCGGATTCAAGAGTAGCCCCCAATCTCCAACCCCCAATCCCCAAATCACTATTCGTACCAAACTCCTTGACCAACAGTGGGTTGTGATTCGTATCGCTGACAACGGGCCAGGCATGAAGGAGGAGGTAATTCGCCGCATTTACGATCCTTTCTTCACCACGAAAGATATTGGTAAGGGAACCGGGTTAGGTATGGCAATCAGCTACCAAATTGTTGTAGACAAACATAGGGGAATGCTCAAATGTCGCTCTCAACCGGGTGAAGGAACAGAATTCTGGATTCAGATTCCGTTAAATTCTGCATTGGTGGATGCTACTGAAGAACAGAATAGCGCCTCTGTCTCGCCAACTTACACAACAGAATTATCCCATACTCCTAATACCGATGGCTTCATTCCATCAACAACTCCAATGCTCAAACCAACGGATTTATTGATTCGCCATACTCAATTGATCCAGCGCCTCTCACAGCACAATCCAAATGTGGAAGGTGCATCACCCGATCAAATTTACCAGATGTTCCAACGCCACCCAATTTCATTAAGGCTTTACGCCACTTTGTTGTCTTGGTTCTGTTGTTCTAACCCTACTTAA
- a CDS encoding fatty acid hydroxylase yields the protein MLEAIAVAWLLLFFGDFLSTFLYHVPEHVFGSLHLKTHHSWKKDFRHYAILTFNPQVLLDGILGALPYVLIAVVLWSFSPIGVISGLLLGQFHVWWRHISVLGWQTSKPVNILCQILFITTPERHWLHHHKTNLGFGDIFTFFEQPAQMWLRWLRLLRLRFRYSRI from the coding sequence ATGCTTGAGGCTATCGCTGTTGCTTGGTTATTACTGTTTTTTGGCGATTTTTTATCTACATTCTTGTACCACGTACCCGAGCACGTTTTTGGTAGCCTACATTTAAAAACGCACCACTCCTGGAAGAAGGACTTTCGCCACTACGCTATTTTGACTTTTAATCCCCAAGTTCTTTTAGATGGTATCTTAGGAGCTTTGCCTTATGTACTTATAGCAGTAGTCTTGTGGTCTTTCTCTCCCATCGGCGTTATCTCTGGATTACTGCTTGGTCAGTTTCATGTATGGTGGAGACACATAAGTGTACTAGGTTGGCAAACTTCAAAGCCTGTCAATATTTTATGCCAAATTCTATTTATTACTACTCCTGAAAGACACTGGTTGCACCATCACAAAACTAATTTGGGTTTCGGTGATATTTTCACGTTCTTTGAACAACCTGCACAAATGTGGTTACGCTGGCTTCGGCTACTCAGACTTCGTTTTCGCTACTCTCGGATCTAA